A stretch of DNA from Solenopsis invicta isolate M01_SB chromosome 5, UNIL_Sinv_3.0, whole genome shotgun sequence:
CAGCAGTTTGGTTAAAGTTTGAACACTACTGAAGCATATTGCGCGTGTGAAGAAAACTCGAATAAATTCAAGAACATCTCAATTGttattacactttatgttaccatatttaatgcaatattaattgttagacttatgataaataaattgtatatatgttatatgtttTTGTAATTGAATTGAAATATGAGTGTCAATCGAAATATCAAGTCAACAAACGCAAGTGAACTTTTTATCACACTTTCAcgtgtaataattttacatatctaaaaaaatgattgatataattattttttattacttttagatAGCGTTAATTTTTTGCATGAAACAAATATATCATTTGCAAATCAAAATTGTTGTAAAACATCATATATGTTTTTCAAGATCTTTTACTTGACTAAAATCGTTAAATGTTACAATATGCGATATTTTATGTCGTAGATCTGTTGATATACTTGACAACACATTCAACTCGATGCTTTTGGCATTATTAGTGTTTTTCGCATCGTTATTTGCCTTACAAGGATTTCTGATAGTTTCCGTAAGTTAGCGAACGATTAAAGAGAATTAGGTTCcatttttgatataatataaaatacttatttattgttacaatttcaTGTTGCGACGGAAATGGAGAAAGTaatgaaaatacattatttgtgATACTCTTTCCAATTTTCCGTGCAAATCATACGCACACATTCcctaaagaaaaagaaaactaagatattaaaataaatttctcaaaaaaaaacGTCGACAGAAAATATCTTAACGTGCCTAGATCGTTGACGGAACCGCTACCGATGTATCCTTTTGGCGAATGTGTTGGCTCATTACGATTCTTATTAATATTGCTAGTCACATGTGTCTATACTGCGTGGTCGGAGATATTCTTATAGACAAAGTAAGTGCTTAACTCCCAAATAAccagtataaattataaatagccAGTATAATAGCCATTATTACGAGATTGTCTCTTTTCTGATTGTTACAAGTTAGACCACTTCAAAAGAATTTCTAATAAGAATGATATGTCTTCAAAAGTTTTCAAAGGCTctctttaaaaatcacttttaaacttgttatttatattacttacaAAAAACGTGTaacaaatacataattaatacagattttatgaACAATATTTACAGGCCGAAGAAGTATATAATGCGGTTTATAACTATACGTGGTACATGAGACCACCAAAAGAAGCTAGAGacttgatgatgatgatgattcGTGCCGAAAAGCCTCTGTACATTACCGCGGGCCGGATGTTTCCCATGACATTGTCCACGTTTTGCAGTGTAAGATATTCATAATTCATCTACGATGAATACGTGTCCGTACGATTAACTTTATTAGCAATTAACTTATCGAGTAATCCCGGCAGTATTacattaacataaaattgaattattaatttttcttcgtttaatatgtaaaaaatgagattagaaggattacaaattaaaattaaagatacaaaTTGTAATTGCAAATTACAATGTACGTTATATGGAATATTGCCATAAGCAATACTActagaattaattaattgattaagttaatcaaagctcaatctttataAAACCAGACAGCTTATTTTATTTGCGGAAAGGGAGGGGGGgggttatatttattattgtgcaTCCACGCTACCTTTttatgcatatttatatatgtcaCTTCTTTTTCAGTTGATAAAGACATCAGCAGGTTATATATCTGTAATGCTTGCTAATCGataatttttcgaaattgaTTAAACAATGAAGACGGATGAATAGATGCAGGAAGCTATATTTAAATGCGCAATCGTATCTCTATTCATCTTATGTTTGTCTGTGATTTCGAGCGGctatcattaaaaagaaaaatatcacgtACATagtagttaataataaaaaattataaaatataaaattattttattaacccTTACTCGCCATTGTGGGATCATTCGAGTCCATAGACACTACTAAATGTCTATGCTTGAGTCTGAGGTTTATTTGTGGAGAATTACGGCGCCGCAGTagcgatttttaattatttcaatagctAGGTCagcaaaaattctgaaaaatttataatataattaataactaatcCTAGCTTATCGAGTAAAGGAGCTAAAGTTGGaagtaagtaatttttatacttttatttgatattttattttattaatatttttgcacaatattttagtttttatcttatgattaatgaaagtatttgatttttatgttattacagaaatgtagaattatatgttatagtttaaacaaatatataaatataaaaatgtaattttttctttttaatacaaaatttgtattaagatttattaaaattattcgtaAATCGCGAGTGAGTCCACGATGGCGATTAGGGAACAAAAAATTAGCGAGTAAGGattaaatataatgatataataaatcataataaattataaaaaagttatgattataaagaaaacatttttgatacgcAGAACAAAAAAATGCGTTGTGCTTActagttatataaattataaaatgtatgaataatatttatattataaattatacgttaagttaaataaatgatagttctataaaaaattttataaatatttaatataacatatttatatattatttataataaacatttgacGTACCGTTGCAATGcacataaacttttatttataattaagcaaatatttCCTACGCAGCACaagcaatattttattgttatttaaaaaaaaatcctaatactaatgttgtcaaaaattaaaagaaaatctttttttgttacttaGAGCCCTACAACTTTAGCTGCAACTTcagaatgtttaattaatttacactagataaaaaaacttactttttaaattttatttcagtttaaacttttaattctgATGTACGAAACTTTTCCGAGGATGTAATTGTATGGGCCAGATATTTTCAGTGTaactaaagattaaaatattccTTAAAATATTCATACTTATTTTCCATTACTTAATTTCCATTAGTTATTTTTACCTTTGTTATTTAATtctcttatatttttacttttagatGATTAAAACGTCAACCGGATATACATCGATATTGCTCGCTAATCAATGATATTTAGATATTGACCAGGGCAATTTTCGATGGAATCGGATTTTCCGCAAAATGCAATAACAAGATATTGAGCTTAATCGATGCGTCAAACAGAATTTGTTTTCCCACATGAACAAAATGAAATCGCTGGTTTGAAAgagtaatcttttttttatatctataataaataatcgtaCCGGCATTAAgaatcttgtaatttttatcagAAATGCCTTATCCTTGTCATTTAAGTGTAGcctaattgatttaaaattttgttagataatataaaagtattggTTTAAAATACTCAAATTAGTAACAgtacatttattacaatatatttaattttttaattgtataaaagtcCCTCtgtgttatataattaatatcttaatataatttaatcacaCTGTTTCATTAGCTAATAAATTAATGTCACTTATACATGAATagttgctctctttctctctctctctctctctctctctctctctctctctctctctctcgtccttCATAATTGAAGATTGTCTCCACTTGAATGCTCTACAACCTCCATGCTCTAGATGTTCTAATGACTACCTTGGCACACTTGGTGGTTTGTAATTGCTTTCCAAGAGGTggtcaataaaaaatttgatatattctGGATGAAATTAAAACTGGATCTTTGTCACAGAAAGCAGATCCGCAACTCTCATGTCAccatttaatagtttataacttgatataattatacataattgtttCTTACTTTCCATTGCACTGCCATTAGCACGTTTCCATTTAACATACGTACTTAACTGCCGCGacgattaatattctatttcgtGTTGCTGTCTTTCGTTGCTCCGAACATATATCGTCCTATGCTCGTGAAGCTAACGTGGCAACAcgcaataattttttgcattttaaagttttttcgaTGAAAAATGCCAgttaaagtttagaaaataaaaattattgttgaaaaaGAGCAAGTTTTAAAGCGAAGAAGAAAACCACGAGAGGATAGATTAACAACGAGCGCCccgaaaaaaaaactgaaggGCATTGCACCCGTTTAGATATTCACAGACTATTTAGCGATGCAATAGGAGGGCTGCATGAATTCGTTTCTTCGAACAAGAAAATTGCATGCTCGTAAAAAGAATAACGTGGCAGACATTAATATCTGAAATATTTACGAGGTGCCTGTACTTTGCACCTCAGCACGTGCATTTCAGAATTTCTTCCGTGAGCATGCGTAATTGCCGTGCTCTCTGAGAAGCGAGGGAGAATGTtgaattcataaaaaaatgccAGTCTCCGTTTAGTCTTGGACATGGACAGCTCTAAAGAATCCGCCCACACAGGTGTCTATATTTTCATGTCGCTAAAttctatattaataaacatataataagcAAAGTAGTTTATCATACTGATGTGTGatctataaatataatctacatttaatatatttttattagaatacaAGAATTTGTGAAATTTCATGGTGAACTGTCTTGTCGATGGTTCAAGATACCCTTATCCTGAATGGAATCCGGAATCGTTAATAGAACAGACGATTGATTTTGTTCGATGAGATTGAGTGACGCAAACATATTTTGCTGtctatttaagaaaatgtaaaaatttttacaaattttcgtattctattttatcgttatttaatttaactaattaaaaaaataatttgataaataacatcGTTGTGAATGCGATttggtttttaatttatttcgcgCGAcgtaactaaaatttatttaacatttatctgTTGATCTAATCGACGTCATAATTATGCAGACTTGAAATGGGCGATCGGAATAAATCAGACATGTCTGAAACTCATGGGTCTCTGGCCAGACAGCGAGTTAAGTCGTCGACAAAAATTTGTAACGGATGTACgcgctatcattttttttaccatAATGATGTGCGTGGCGGTTATACCTGGACTGATGGCGTTTGTGAGAGTCTGGGGCAATATGATGGCGATGGTAGACAATATGCAAATCAGTCTGCCTTTCTCAGCGACTACTTTGAAATTTATCATCATGTGGCTTCACAAAAAAggtaaatctgttttttttatttacaaatatttagtcTGTAATTTACTTACTTCTCAAAGTAACAATTTGATTTATACTTTTGCTCTTTTCCGAAGAGCTCGAACCGCTCACAAAAATGATCATAGAAGATTGGCTCAGGCCAAAACCGAAGAAGGAacgaaatattatgataaaacaTGCGAGAATTGCCAGAATAATAATCATGTTTGGATGTATCATGATGACGCTTGCGTGCTTTATTCTCATCATTCCTCCCTTATTTGGAGCTTCGTTGAGATATCTGACAAATTTGACAGATCCAGGAAGACCGTTTCTGGTGCAAACGTATTATTTGAATGACTTTTTTTCAACGGACTCTCCATACTACGAAATCGTGTTCGCCGCTCAAGCTACATCGATCATAATGGCTGCGATTTCTTATACGGGCATCGATACTTTTCTGAGCTTGCTTGTATTTCACATATGTGCGCAATTGGAAATTCTGAAAGGGCGATTTCTCAATTTGAACAGCTTCAAAGATTTCAACACCGGATTAGCTATCAATATCGAGAATCATCTACGTCTCATTAGGTTGTATTAAActccatttatatattttatattgtgtaattttttttaatgacgttTTTGTAATTGAATTCAAATACGAGTGTCAATCAAAAGATCAAAATCAACATACGCAAGTGTACTTTTTATCACACTTTCGTGTAATGTACTTTTATACatgtctaaaaaaataattgatatcttTTATCTACACTTTTGCATCGAGTTACTTTTTACGTCAAATGAATATATCATTCGCAATTGTTTTCAAAGCAAAACTGTTGTAAAATATGACAggtttttaaagattttttatttgactaaaACCGTTCAATATTACAAAATGCGATATTTTATATCGCAGGTCTGTTGATGTCATCGAAAACACATTCAACTCGATGCTTTTGACATTGTTGGTGTTTTTCGGAATGTTATTTTGCGTACAAGGATTTCTGATAGTTTCCGTAAGTTGACGAACGATAGAATTAGCCCTTCCGTTTTTGAcgtagtataaaatatttattcattgttATAAGTTCTCGTTGCGATGGAAGCGAAGGAAGTTGTACAAATGGTACACATACATTCctcaaaaaaaaggaaaattaagatattaaaatgagtttttaaagaaaaacgttgATAGAAAGTATCTTAACGTGTCTAGATTATTGACGGAACCACTACTAATGTTTCCTTTTGGCGAATATGTTGGCTCGTTTCAATTCTAATTAATACTGGTAATCACATGTGCTTATATTGTGTGGTCGGAGAGATTCTTATAGCCAAAGTAAGTGCTCATCGTTACAAATAGTTAGTATAATAAACAGAATTACGAGATCGTCTCTTTTCTGATTGATTACAAATCAGTTCactacaaaagaatttttaataataatgatttgtcTTTAAAAGTCTTAAGACACTCTTTAAGAATCACTTTCAAACTCCTTGTTTATGTTTCTTACCAATGACGTGTAATACGTAATTAATAGAGATTTCATGAACACTGTTTACAGGCCGAAGCAGTATATAGTGCGGTTTACAACTACACGTGGTATTTGAGACCACCAAAAGAAGCTAGAGAtctgatgatgataatgattcGTGCCGAAAAGCCTCTGTACATTACCGCGGGCCGGATGTTTCCCATGACAATGTCCATGTTTTGCAGTGTAAGATATTCATAATTCATCTATGTGTCCGTACAAATACGATTAACTTTATTGGCAATTAACTTATCGAATAATCCCGGCAGGATCACATATTagcataaaattgaattattaatttttcactgTTTGATACATGAGAAAAGAGATTAGAGagattacaaattataattaaaaatacaaattataattgcaaattacagTGTGCGTTATACGGAATATTACCGTAAGCACAATACTGTTGGAATTAATTatcgattaagttaatcgaagCTTGATCCTTATAAAACCggataacttatttattttttttagcggGAGAGGggagttatatttatttattattgtgcaTCCACactatctttttatatatattaatatatatcgcTTCTTTTTTCAGTTGATAAAGACATCAGCCGGTTACATATCTGTAATGCTTGCTAATCGATAAttctttgatattaattaattcttcgACAATGAAAACGGATGAATAGAAGGAAGAAACTGTATTTAAATGAACAATGCACAATTATAtctctatttattttatgtttatctaTAATTTCAAACGCGATTAAAAGGCAAAAGATTTACGTATAtagcaattaataataaaaaagttataaaaaattaaattattattattattattattaaatataatgatataatcatgataaattataaaaatgttatgattATACAGAAAACACTTTGGATACTACGcacaacaaaaaaattctttgttcccgctagttatataaattgtaaaatgtattaaatgttaatattataaattaagttcaaaaaaatgatagtttcataagttttataaataatgaatatgacatatttatacattatttataataaacatttgacATATCATTGTAATGCATATGAGCATTTACGTTAgaagattaatttaaagaagattaaTCTAAAGCCAATTATGCCCACTTATTGTTTtcataaatatcttattcaatTCTTTTACATTTCGTGAAAAAAGGCAATTAAATTAGAAGTAAAAGTGCGTATAAGCTAAAATAGCAACTACATAATATAATAGTGCGGTAAAGGAATCCGAAAATGTGTCAGAGTTACTGACAAGTACAAGTAATTTTCCTTTAGTTGACTTTGCAGGATCGAAAATCCTTTTACATGTTCAAAATACAcacaagaataatatttttcgtttttcaatttaaaaggaATCTCTTCCAGTATTTGTTCTTGCGTGTACTTTAAACACGTAAAaagattttcaattatttataaaaagcataaatttaaagaaaatgcaaaacctgtcttgtatttttttttaatagaataaagtttcagttaacaaaaatgttgtttatatCTGATCAATCCTAAATACGTAGGAAAAATACATGAAAccgaattaaattacaatgcaTGCTACTATGTTTAGATATATTTAAGATAGAAAAACAAACACCGGAAATTCGTGAAGCAACCATTATCGTGCATCTTTTTTGCTCGAGGTTAGTAATAAGATCTATGATagatataaagatattttttgcttatataatataaaggtATATAAGAAACTGTCGAACAAAAGCATCGAAGAATCACAATGTTTCTTATTGCAACGTTCTTCGTAACTCTGTTCCTAAGTAAtgtatagtttatattatacatataaataatttcaacaaaaaactttttaacaaaaatacaaaataatccAGTTATACAAAAAGAactgtacatttttattattgtcaatTTCTTTTTAGATGTACCTTTCAATACAGCTGACTTACTCGCTGACTGGCCGTcgattcaaaattttcaagatCGCCATCCCAAGGAAGGTCTCCTTGATGTCCTTATGAATCCAAAATCGATCATTTCAAATGATCGTGCGTCAATCgacaatatatttgaattagaTCTTAAAGCGGACGATATAAATTATGAGCTTTATACCAACGACAATAAGGAGCAATCGGTTTCGCTGCGAGTAGGTGATGCTACTCAACTAAAGGATTCGCCTTTTAATCCTGCGTGGCCAACCAAGATTATTATTCACGGATGGATGGAAAACGGAAATTCCTTTTGGTTACATGACGTCCGACGAAATTATCTTAGTGTTGGGgattacaatgtaatttatgTAGATTGGTTTGCCGGTTCAGCCAAAGAATATCTAACAACCGTCCAACTCACTCGTAAGGTAAGAGAAACAAATCACGTAGTCTGTAAAATAGCGTTGAAtaagtaaaaagaatttaagagaaaagaattaaactttaaattttttatgaaaaaatgttcgtaaaattttttcatcaattttgcTTTAAAGAATAATGCAAATCGTATCGCAATGAAAGAGATTTTCTGTTTGCACGATATAAATTGTGAGTAAACCGTAACTATGAAAGTAAAGATGAAATTGATTTCACAAAGTCACGAGAATTTGCTTCAATGCGGATTAATTTTTACAAggtaaaaattcttttccaacGACATAACGTGAAATCAAGTTTCACGTTTCGTAGGTGGGAGAATACGTGGCTGCGTTTATCGAATTTCTCGGATTAGAGACTCAAGTTTCCTTCGATGATATTCACGTTTTGGGACACAGTTTGGGTGCTCATGTAGCCGGATATACTGGTAGTTACATGTCAAAGAAACTAGGTCGGATCACTGGACTCGACCCGGCTGGACCGGCATTTGAGACGCCTTATCTTAAAGATACGGAGGAGCGATTAGACGCCGCGGACGCCAATTTTGTAGATATTATTCACACTTGTGCCGGCAGTTTAGGTTTCCTCCGACCCATCGGCCATGCGGATTTTTACCCAAACGGAGGAACATTTAGGCAACCTGGATGCCCTGTATTTTCATCCCGTAAGACAacgttatattttacaatattatgtgCGGGAAGATATTGAATCTAGCTTGTATTTTTAGAAATCTGCAGCCACGGTAGGTCGTACCAGTTTTTCGCCGAGTCCATCGTGCATCCCGATGGCTTCGTTGGCGTGCAATGCTCCAATTGGATGGATTTCCTGCTTGATAAATGCGGCGATAGTAATTCTACCACTGCCGTTATGGGCGAATTTATCAACCCTGATGTTCAAGgtattttttatctacaaaCCAATGCGCAGCCACCATTTGGAAGGGGCGAGATGAATAATGATGGAAACGGACAACTCCTGTAACTACACTTATGACACGtacatatgtatttttcattacaattagTGATGCCGCAAGAAAACGTACAAACGTAGAAAGTACTTTACTCGCATACCTCTATCacaaatattatgatataaaacaGACCGATATaaagtaataacaaaaattacgcGTATGGAAATTTACGTGCAATAATGGAGTATGCTGCGTCAATTTTATCGTTTAAACCATTTCAACAAGTGTCGCTCCTTCACTAGACGGTTTCTCGATTTCGTCCCCAAATCGCATGCGATACTTTCGACGAACTACGTCCCAGTCGATGACGTTTTgtatttttggaatattatttagAGAAGTTTGACTGATGGTCGGACTTGTTTGAAGCAAGGAAAAGTTAATTCGCTCTTTTGCTGCTCGCGGTAACGGAAGCATTTTAGTATTCTGAAacaaaagggaaagaaaaaatcACAAGAAATGTgttaaaagaagagaaaagatcATTTGAAATTGATCATCAAATTGAAGAGGGACACTTGGGGCGGTTTTCTCTGCTTCCTCGTTagatcatttaaatatattgcgatattcataaattttgctagtaaactacaatatttttatatgtaatgagtgtgtaataatatttacgtaCGGTAGAATATTTTGTAAGAACGCTTTGCTGCATATCGGGTTCCATGTATCCACGCGATCTGCCAATTTTCTGTCTTGCAATTCGATCCTTCATACAGAGGTTCTTAAGATATATTACCCATGTGGTAATGAGATTCAATGGTGCTGGAGCTgtttttgttctttaaaaataaggatcataataaatttacaacaaagatttgtaaatttaaacgaagatttataagaaattatgcaTTTTAAGTTTCATATCAAAGTCTGACGAAAGAAATAATTCTTtcgtaacattaaaatttaaagacttTGTTTATTCAATTCTGTCAATCTGTCACTAAATGGTAAaatcatatcaatttttatttagcctcgtgtaaaataattcaataaaagcGCAGTCGCAAAATTCATTCATGTTAAAGATGTAAAAATCGATTAAATACTTTCGCAAAATAATCTTTGCAATTGTGTTTACTTACTTTTGCATCTTGCGAATTAGTTTGCTAAGACCGTATTTCCATTCGATATCACTCTGTGACACAATCTTGTGATATGTGTCGCTCATCATGGCAATTAATAGATTAATCAATACTATGACAGTGACGAGCATGTATAGCGAGAATGATACCTATTAACACAAAAAGTACTTATTTGTTAAATACTAGAGATAACGGTATAGATACAGATAATTAGTACATATTATTTCCTGGGAAAACGttaccttgaaaaaattaaccGTCCATGGTGGCTGCTGGTCTTTGCCTACTTTTATAAAGGAGTTGCTGTCTTTTTGGCCGAAAATAGCGAAGAAAAGATTCTCTACGATTTCGATTATATTAACGTGTACTGTgcaaacagaaaaaaagaagtaaGTAAGAGTAagttaaaagaatcttattaatatattaatcttaattGTCATGTTCAACTATATTTTGTGAAAATCATTGTGTTTAAATTAGTTTTGTTCCTACGCTAAAATATAGCGGTGTAATATAACTGAGGCAGAGTGTTCGTAACTAGTAGTCATTACTTTGGACACTGCggttataattgcaaatttcggAGTACACCACTAATAACAGAGTAGATTGGTGTTACCGCTATTCATTGTCATTCTGATTACAAGCAAAAAAGGtcgtataatatttacaattcttGAGCTGTTAAACTGTAGAAGTTCATGCTGACGAT
This window harbors:
- the LOC105205768 gene encoding odorant receptor 43a, producing the protein MDSSKESAHTDLKWAIGINQTCLKLMGLWPDSELSRRQKFVTDVRAIIFFTIMMCVAVIPGLMAFVRVWGNMMAMVDNMQISLPFSATTLKFIIMWLHKKELEPLTKMIIEDWLRPKPKKERNIMIKHARIARIIIMFGCIMMTLACFILIIPPLFGASLRYLTNLTDPGRPFLVQTYYLNDFFSTDSPYYEIVFAAQATSIIMAAISYTGIDTFLSLLVFHICAQLEILKGRFLNLNSFKDFNTGLAINIENHLRLIRSVDVIENTFNSMLLTLLVFFGMLFCVQGFLIVSIIDGTTTNVSFWRICWLVSILINTGNHMCLYCVVGEILIAKAEAVYSAVYNYTWYLRPPKEARDLMMIMIRAEKPLYITAGRMFPMTMSMFCSLIKTSAGYISVMLANR
- the LOC105205765 gene encoding pancreatic triacylglycerol lipase; translation: MFLIATFFVTLFLNVPFNTADLLADWPSIQNFQDRHPKEGLLDVLMNPKSIISNDRASIDNIFELDLKADDINYELYTNDNKEQSVSLRVGDATQLKDSPFNPAWPTKIIIHGWMENGNSFWLHDVRRNYLSVGDYNVIYVDWFAGSAKEYLTTVQLTRKVGEYVAAFIEFLGLETQVSFDDIHVLGHSLGAHVAGYTGSYMSKKLGRITGLDPAGPAFETPYLKDTEERLDAADANFVDIIHTCAGSLGFLRPIGHADFYPNGGTFRQPGCPVFSSQICSHGRSYQFFAESIVHPDGFVGVQCSNWMDFLLDKCGDSNSTTAVMGEFINPDVQGIFYLQTNAQPPFGRGEMNNDGNGQLL